The nucleotide sequence gtatcttgcccaacactgctggttgcaatcttaaaaccgcaccgctagtggtcGCTGAAAACTCATAATGCCCCTTCAACACaagtcagaaacatttttccacTGGGCGCCTCAGCAGGGGtagagtgacctctgctggttgagcttcCACATAGCAAGTATGAATTTGTTATGAAAatttaaactaaataacaatatctaaaatatataattaactTCAGCTTCATATGATACCAGTTCACTTTTCTTAATCTGAAGTTATAGGTCAGGTCTTATAAATGTTTAGTTAGGTTTTACTAAAAAACGTGATTTTGGCTTAGTTTTAGTCTATAATAACCTTTCTAACTACACCGTACATgagcctacttttattttgaaagttttacCTGTTTCTTTCACTTACAAAAAAGGAATAGACCGTGTGATTTTCTTACGTTTCATCCAGGTGAAACACTGAGTCGATCAGAGATCGACCTGCTGGTGACTTCAGCTGTCTGGACCATAACTGGTCTCATCAGTCTGTCTGATAGAAGACTGCAGGCTGTGAAAAGTTCAGCTGATACTTATAGATAATGCAAATTTACTAACCCTGTGGttcttctgtgtgtctgtaggaGACGCCTTGATTAATCAAAACGGACAGAAGTTCTCCACCTTTGACAAAGACCAGGACTCCTCCTCTGGCAACTGTGCCAGATCATACCTGGGGGCGTTCTGGTACAACAACTGTCACCATACAAACCCCAACGGGATTTATCGTTGGGGGGCTGACAGCACTCTCTCTTCTGTTGGAGTGGAGTGGTCTGCTTGGAAGGGTAATAACTACTCCCTGAAGACCATCAGCATGAAGATCCGTCCTGTGCAGAAGTTCTCCAGGACCAACGTACAGCAGAATATCAGCAGCTGATCTCTCTcctcatttctttctctttctctcattaaGCATGTAATCTCACAACGGGCCTTATTTTCCTGAAACTGGGCACGAGCACAATCCACCAGCAGCAGAACACCAACTCAGATTAGTCCTTTTTGTTACCATCTGTGGCTCAAAGCGGTCGCAGCTCGGCGCAGCGTGGAAGAGAGGCTGAATAAATGATTAGTAGGAGGAGCACAGAATCAGCAGGTGGAGCTTCAGTAACGACCAATCACATGAGCTCCTCTCAtcctttttaaaagcagcagacagacCAAGTGGACCAGGACGAGTCAGGCCGAGGCGTCTATGAGAAATAAAGAAGGCTCCGAACACAAATGTGGAACATCCCAAATATTAATATACGTTAGCAACACATCAGGATTTCAGGCCAGTTTGAGAAGTAAAATGTCACTGCACCACCTAACCTGCTCCAACAGCCTCAGCTGCACCACTCCACCTTCCACCAGTGGAAAGTCAGCTGGCTGCAGTTGGGCTGCTGCTGGATTTGTGCCGGCAGGAAAGTAGGGCCCAGAATCTTGAAATCGTGTGAAAAGCTGATAGTGACAGGTTTGAAAGCCTTGTGTGAATCATTATCTGCTGTACGCTGACAATAAATAAGAAGCTGAGCATTAAGATGATCTGATGTCTTTACTGTGTCTCCTGAGCCCGgaggggatgggggggggggccctctcctctgtctgaaCAGGGTGCGTGCCTGCAGTCACTGATATCTCTCATCTCACGCTATCCACACAAACAGCCCCTGATCTAGCAGTATAACTCATGACTTTACGCCCTAAACTCACTGaataaaacacagataaaaactaACCTACATTTGTATAATCCCAACTCCAACGGTGTCTTACCTTTGCTGTTTCTGTAATAAAAGTGGTCTGGTCACATAAAACTAGTGTTAGTTATAGTTGGTCAGACATTACAGCAAAGATCCATTTGAACACACGGTATTTATCTCCATCTTGCGGCTGACTCATAGTACTGAGACCTACAAGCCTCTTTAGCTCTGACTGAGACAAATGTTTTTCACACATctttttattctcattttacCTCCCTGTGTAGCATTGATCTCTTCTATATTGATCGATATTCATTTGTGTGAGATTTGTGTTATTTGTAACATGACTACGTGtaaataaacagtattttacataaaactCCCAGTAAACAACATGTAAATAGTAAATATGACCAAAACATGGAGACTGCCTGATTATATCTTTAAACATTCtattttactgtcttttaaTCCAATTTACAGTTTGTCGTAGCAGATTTGTGTGTAAACTGTGTTacagaacaaaaagcaaaagactgtggtggtttagaactgccaaatttttatcattacttcctgtccaatagactacaatatatctcaaaatggatcaatcagagccccctagaccactcatggatggacatagaacaaaccttctgtaatgaaattaaaatttccgatatgccattcatcagttccagcatcaaacgtcctacctgctttaaaagcattaacataagcacttccttgGCAGCTCGGTGGGaacttctcaaaatatctgggtcttcacctatcccatgcagatttaccccaatctggaataatcctgacatcttgcaaaataagaaaacactaaattccccactgtggtatgacaaagggataagacatctagagcatgtaatgcaaggcacaaactttattccattccaggatctagtggcacaatatggaattagccataatagatttctggaattt is from Micropterus dolomieu isolate WLL.071019.BEF.003 ecotype Adirondacks unplaced genomic scaffold, ASM2129224v1 contig_13464, whole genome shotgun sequence and encodes:
- the LOC123966452 gene encoding microfibril-associated glycoprotein 4-like; translated protein: DFEGKKVFARYSSFSIASECNGYKLSVSGFIDGGAGDALINQNGQKFSTFDKDQDSSSGNCARSYLGAFWYNNCHHTNPNGIYRWGADSTLSSVGVEWSAWKGNNYSLKTISMKIRPVQKFSRTNVQQNISS